The window gtgtgtgtgtgtgtcttcttttagaaatcaaaatacagtttttttcctatttataatTAATGACAGTTGTTTTATTAACCACTACTCTTTCTAAAGGCAAAGCATTGCTTATCATCAGAAATGTACAGTCCAAAAAGGTACtcctgaatgttttcttttggaagTGTAAAGGGTTataatttaaacaaaagcagGTATTCGACTACATTTCATATTGCATGTGATAGGAGTGGCTCCATACAATATGGATGAAGCAAATCTGGCAGTTAATTTCTTTGAGACATAAAGAGCATAAAACATAGACATTTCCAGATCTGGTCTTGTATCATACATAACATTGCCTGAGCCTTTTGTTATCATTAAAATCCAGCCTACTTTATtaattattcatattttattttgctatatTAATTGCTcaagttagaaaaaaaacagttaaaaactaCTGAGTTGATGACACTGCAAGATCCTCGGTACTGCAAACTGAGgataaatatacatttattttctgagaaaatatGTTGTTACCTGCAGATATATCAATGCAAAATGATTGTGCAATTAAACACAACAGTCTCAACTGAAATTTAAAGCTGCAGACCATGTTTTCCCTACTCCCAGCGCTGTTTGAAATCTctcacacttaaaaaaatagaattagCTTTAGATTTATCCCACAATAAATAACACCAGAACATACCTTGTGCTACCaacctgaatttaaaaaaaagtaagaggCCACCTCAGTGTTTTGAGTTTATGGGATCTTTCAGACACAAAGCCCTAACAGTTTCCCAGTCAAAAGGCATCAGGAAGGCTCATCACTTATGGTAAACTTAGGCTTTAGCTTGACAGACCTCTTCCTTATTGTGCCTTTAGGGGAAAACGGCATGGTATCCATAATGCTCTTGTCCTCCTCCAGCTGCCTAGCAGTGCACGAAGGGGTGGGCACTTTGACTGTGTTGCCAAATTTAGAGTAGTCCACAGAGTATCGCCCATCTTCCTCTGCCACAATGGGCACAAACCTTTGACCCCAGAGGATTTCATCTGCCAGGTAGGAGGTTCTGGCTTGAGTGGTGATGCCGGTTGTCTCCACCACCCCTTCCAAGATGACGATGATCTCCAGGTCCTCATGGTGGTGAAGGTTTACAGGGGAGATGTCGTAGAGTGGACTGTTCTTGTCTATCACATGGTAGATAATGAGTGGGGAGACGAGGAAGATGCTGTTGCCCCCCACGGGGTTCTCCATCTGGATGTCTATCTGGTTGAGGGGCACCACCTCCCCCTCCAGGCTGGTGGTCTTCTTCACCACCTGCATGCGGATGGTGGCACTGATGATCATGCTCTTCCGCAGGTCCCCCACCCGCAGCATGAAGCAGAGCTTGCCCTCCCTCAGCGCGATGACCGCGTGCTTGCTGAAGATGAGGGTCTCAGCTCGGCGATGGGCTTGTGAGGTCTTCATGAAGATGCAGCCCAGCATGATGGCATTGATCACCAGCCCCACGATGTTCTGCACTATCAGCACCAGGATGGCGGCGGGACACTCTTCTGTCACCATCCGTCCCCCAAAGCCAATCGTCACCTGCACCTcgatggagaagaggaaggcagaggtgaAGGAGTGGATGCTGGTCACGCAGGGAACAAAGCTGGCCGGGGCCCCTTCTATCCCTTCTCTGGGGTCACGCTGCAGCCGGGTGCTGTGATCCAGGTCTCCGTGGGCGAAAGCGATGAGCCACCACACCATGCCGAAGAGCAgccagctgcagaggaaggacaTGGTGAAGATAAGCAGCGTGTGATGCCACTTGAGGTCTACCAGGGTGGTGAAGACGTCCTGGAGAAAGCGTCCCTGCTCCCGGATGTTTTTATGGGCCACGTTGCAGGCACCGTTCTTGCCCACAAAACGCGCCCTGCGCTCCCGTGCTCGATACCGGGCATGATCCGGCACATCCTCCGCCAGCCGGGTCAGCACGTACTCCTCGGGGATGATCCCCTTCCTCGACAGCATGGctgccccccgccgccgccgctcaGCGCCGCCCCATGCAGCCGCCGCTCCGCTGAGGTGGGAGGAAGGCACGGCGGGGGACGCCGGGGACGCCCGCACCACGGGCGCACGTATCCGGGCACGGTAGCGCGGCGGCCGCCAGGCGGCGCAGCCGAGGTACGAGTGGGCTATCGGGGAGCGGCGTGAGGAGAGGCGGTCGGCGGCCTCTGGGCCTCAGGCCTGCGGGCACCGAGCCGGTGCCGGCCCTTCGGTGAGCCCGCAGCGGAGGGACGGGAGCTGAGGAACCGCGAGTACCGCCGCGTAACGGGCGTTGAGCAACGGTGGCAATGGAAGGCGTTAGAAACCGTCGCcttgcagggaagggaaggggagatCCGAGTCGCGGCTTGCTCCCCTGTGAGCGCTGCGTGCGTTCTTCAGCTCTTTACCTCAATGGTGCTGTGGGTGTGCGGCTTTGCAGGCTTTAATTGTTATTGTGTCTTCCCCTGAGGAAGGAGGTTTGGATTCGGCCATGAGTGCTTGTTCCAGGATGGGTTTTCTGGCAGTACTTGGATTCCTTCCGTTCACAGTGGCTGCTCTGTGGGATGGTGTGGTTTCACCACACACAGGTTGGGCAGCtgttctgtgaaacagaaaacaaaacaggattGGGCTGGTTTTCaatgggaaaagaaatcctGAAATTAACCTGCACATCTGTTTCTGGGAGTGTGAGAAAAGCACTTGTCTGATGAGCCTGTGGTAGGAAATCTGCCTGAAGAGGCCAAGTCCAGGATATGTGGTTAAACAGAGACCTGGAACTAAAGAGTCTCAATTCCACTCATAAAATTTACTGGAGTTATTTAGCTTTGACCAAGGAAGGGTTTTTCTGACAGAAGGAGCTCATGAAACGTGAGCTCTGGCTGCTCAGGAGGATGTCTGCTGTGCAGGTAGCAGTACAGGTTGCAAAAGAATGGTCTGCCTGCAGATGGTTAACCCACACTGGCAAAAATGTCCAGACAGGCATCAAAATGGCCAGTGAAAGGGGACAGGGAGCTGGGAAACGTGTGCGGCAGTGGgatgtctgtgtgtgtacagaCACGTGCACGTGGGACAAGGTACATTGTATAAAAACACTCTTATGTGACTGCTCCACTATTAAACAGCAATATTCTCATTCATGTCTTTACCTACTCTGATTaaatattttgggtttatttcagtTTAGGCACCAACACTGTAGAATTGCTAAACCATCCTGGGATATTCTGGAGAAGAGGTTTTTATTTACTACCAGTGGGTTCACAATTACATTTCTCTAGTTGTACGTGTCCGTGgacttttccttcagttttggCTCTGAATGCTTTGGTACACACTGTAAGCAGTTACTGGCATTGATTGCTTGGGCAAGGGGATGTTTGGGAGCCAGCCAGTTGGGGTTGAAGTCCACTTTCACCACCTACAGCTACTTTGAGTGGCCCACCTAGGGACTTCAGTAGTTTTAAGTAATCACTATCTGATCTCTGTGAGCAGTTGTTATAAGTCTTATCGTTAAATGATCACTATCACTTTAGGCTATTGCTGCTTTTTATGTATGAAGAGTTGTGTGTTCTTGGACACATTCATTACTTTCAGGGGGTCAGTTTCCCAATACTACATGTGTCTCTTGTTCCGGCTCATCTTTCTTGCTGCtttgataaataaaatgaagataacAAGATGCCCTGGCACCTGGCTGCCAGGCCACTAAGCTTAGCCaaaggtatttttcctttttctgtattactttgTGAGCTAGACATTTTTTGTGTGCTTATTGTGAATGTCACCTACACCTACACTTAAAGTACATgatttatatataaaactttaaaaaaatcggtattttaaaacttttttgcTAAACatttaaaaccccaaaaatcTCTGAAGAAATTTGAAGATTTCCTTGTCAAAAATGTGGTTCTCCAGCTGATGGCAGCTCATAGTTACTTCCATCAGTTTGAAGTGAGCATAAAGAGGCTCTGTAACACCGTTGCAGTTCATAAGTAGCATTTCACACAGTTTTGCAGAGATGCATGTAGTTGTTAAGAGGCAGTCAGGTCTTTCCGGCCATTTCTTCCTTACTCTTTTTCTAATCGTtcttttgttctataccttTTCCTCCAGAGGGCGGCAACTACGTGGATGTAGAATGAAAAAACCTATGTTGGGCAGGAGTGTTTTAAAGGGAAAGGTAAATTGCTTCATAGTCTGGTGCTACCCCTCATGCATGGAGCCTACTACAACCAGGAGTGTTTCACGAACAGTCACCATGCTGGTTTAAGGAATCCTGAACTCTGTAAGGTTAGAAGGGTGTTCTCTTGTTTCCACTTCTGTTCTTTATTGGGACTGTCATTTGCCacttacttatttttcttcaccTCTGAGCACTTATTTGCTGAGATAGGACAGCAAAGCAAGTGGCTTCAGCTGAGGAATTTCTAGAGCAGAATTAAAACAAGCCCTGTCTTTGTGGATCAAGTAACAGACacttaatgaaaaaaagtgacagaTCTGCTGACTGAGCCAACATATTTGTGTTAAGAGCTGCTGAACAAATTGAACTCACAGGAATTAACAATCCCACTCTATAGTATCTTGAAGGGTAACTTTTTCCATCCACAAAATAGGCTTTACATTTCAATACTCCCCTCTGCTCCAATTTATCCAAACTTTAATGGCTATCAAATAAGATACTGCTAtaacttaaataaaaatttacttGGCACTGTGGTATTATTCTGCCTTTAGAAGCAGACCTTTCTTTCAAAGGCTATGCAGTGTTAGCCTAACATGAATTAAGCCTTATGAATCAGCATTCCGTGAGAGTGGGTAGACAGAAGAGACCCAAGCTGGTTATGCGAAGCCAGAGGGGAAGGCATGAGCAGAGCTAGTAAGAGGGCTAATGTAGCAGGTGTGCTGTGTTCCCTCAGAAATAAGTAGAAGAGGATGAAATAGCCACACTAAGACAAGGGAGTAAATGCTATAAAGGTTTTTGTATAATGGGAGCATTTgtagaaagtggaaaaaaaaataaaacagagccAGGTTGCATCTCCACAGGCAGCCTATCCCACTAACACCTGTGGGACCCAGCCAAGACCCATCCcagaggagaaatgaaagtCTGGACATGGCAGCTCCCCTCAGCAGCTTCACATGGCTGCTCTGGAGCTGTCTTGCACCCATTTTAGTACAGCACTTTGCTTAGTAATGCTTCATTGCCATGCAAAATACATTCGTGGACCTGATTTAATAATGACTTCTGGTCCGCCTTACTCAAGGTAGCAGCTTTAATGACTCAGATAATGGCTGTGAGCCTCACACCATGGAATAATTTTCTTGAATACTGCTTCTGGTTGAGACTCTAACCCTTTGTTTGGAGTTAGGGGGCAGAAACTCCCTAGGACTTGGCCCCATTTAAACCAGACTAGATAAAATGTGCTGAGGAAATGTGAAGTGTATTCTGTCCAAGTGGCAGCTAAGAGGCCTCGCTGTTCACACATATTTATCCAGCAGTGTGGTACCATTCAAAAGATACATGATTGGTGGATATGAACCAACACTTCCTACCCTCCTGCAATGCTGCTTTGTGAAATACAAGCCCCACTGATGATAGAAATGTATGGCACTTGTACTTTGTGTTCTTACTTCTTAATACCTCAAGATATACTGTTTTTGTCTTAGTGATATGCTGTGTCCTTTACTCCCTTGCATTCCTTTCCAGGTAAGATTGTCAGAGGCTTGTGGAATAGGAGCTAGTCCAAATTGCAGTGTCAAATTCCAGGCACTTTATTAAAAGCATATGAAACCTCACTTTATCTTTCACAGATGGTTGCAAAGcttctgaagatctctctttgCAGCATGAATTTGAGATCTTCTGCAGGGTGGTGGTCTCCCTAAGCTTTTACAGGATGAGATCTTGCCTTAGACCAGTACTGGGCATCTAGGAGACAAGCATGCATATTAGCTGTAGTAGAAACCTCCTTTATGTTGACTCAGCTCTTCTGCTACCCTGGAAGGATAGTCACCTATCTCCCACCTCTTCCCTCTTAGCCTTAATGTGTCCCTTGTATCACAGTGTGAAAACACACCAATagttctgcagctgtttttttccttgacacTATCAAGCAAATGAGTCCCTGGAGGAGTTACCTCCCAACtgcaccttttctttcttcatctgcaGCAGGCAGTGACAGAAGTCATGCATTTTATCTGCATAACTGTATTCTGTCTCCCTCCTTTTATCACTGTTCATCCTACACTCTCCTGCTGGTTCTCAGGCCGCGATTTAATGCCCTTAGGTattacagaaataatagcaGGCAGATGCTGCAAATACTGTGCTCTGGAATTGATAGCACTACTTGAACAGCAATAACAGTTCTTCAGGTTTTGTAGTTTCAGCACTAGaagtaatacattaaaaaaacacatatcCCATGAGAACACTGAGGTATATTCttctaaaaaataaagcattaaaaaaacagattCCAAATTAATTGAGCAggctaaaggagaaaaaagaacaaatgatTTTTCCCAAGTGCTAGGAATTCTTCAAAATgggaaaaagggcaaaaatggatGTAAAGCCAAAGTTGCTATAAAAAGAGTAATAGTGAAAAATTCATTGTAGCCTTCCATTGGGTTATTGACATTCTAACCTCTTAATAATTAGTAAATCCTGGAATGACTGTCAATGAATTAAGAGGGCAGGGATAAGTAGCTGTCTAGCCAAATTAGGATAATTTTGGTACTTACAAGCTATCTTAGTAAGTATCCATAATTTACTGGTAAGTCCAACAGTGGGTGAAATACATGAAACTAGGAGAGGATGAGTCAAGCTTTCATGGCTCCAAGACATAGTGAACGATTTAATATAGTTTATTTACCAGACCTGGAGGGATGATTTCCAGATGAATTGGTACATCTGTACTGGTCTGGAAACTGTGGACATTAAGCAGTGATACTTTATCACAGCCTGCCTGCTCTTAGCTTCTTCACAGTTTGGGACCCAGTCAAGCTCAGTCTCATTCGGAATCCCTATAATATTATTCAGTGGGGATAGAAGTGAGGTAGCCTAAGAAAGACTAAAGGAATTAAATTGTGTTTAATTTCTAAATGGTATTAAAGGAGAGACCATCAGACACAGGCACTATCAATAAACCACAACAtaacttttttaaaatagattttatatTTAGATATGAAAGCTTTACAGAGTCATATGATTAAAAGAGATACAAGCTTTTTAGAAATACCTTTGGTATATAattcttctttctgcatttaatCAGTCATAAGCATTATCTACAGTAGGGCTATAACACATAAAAAATAACATGTTAATAAAATGGCAGGAGAGGTTTAAGAGTT of the Melopsittacus undulatus isolate bMelUnd1 chromosome 4, bMelUnd1.mat.Z, whole genome shotgun sequence genome contains:
- the KCNJ11 gene encoding ATP-sensitive inward rectifier potassium channel 11; the protein is MLSRKGIIPEEYVLTRLAEDVPDHARYRARERRARFVGKNGACNVAHKNIREQGRFLQDVFTTLVDLKWHHTLLIFTMSFLCSWLLFGMVWWLIAFAHGDLDHSTRLQRDPREGIEGAPASFVPCVTSIHSFTSAFLFSIEVQVTIGFGGRMVTEECPAAILVLIVQNIVGLVINAIMLGCIFMKTSQAHRRAETLIFSKHAVIALREGKLCFMLRVGDLRKSMIISATIRMQVVKKTTSLEGEVVPLNQIDIQMENPVGGNSIFLVSPLIIYHVIDKNSPLYDISPVNLHHHEDLEIIVILEGVVETTGITTQARTSYLADEILWGQRFVPIVAEEDGRYSVDYSKFGNTVKVPTPSCTARQLEEDKSIMDTMPFSPKGTIRKRSVKLKPKFTISDEPS